From Polynucleobacter sp. JS-JIR-II-b4, a single genomic window includes:
- a CDS encoding DUF3106 domain-containing protein has translation MSMRTRTGQVCGAALLAFFCAAQASPALAQGAPSAPHGKATAIPEKKPDGTWDGLKPAQQKILAPLESDWDYMLPDSRKKWIQVANIYPKMSAQDQERLQSRMTSWSNLSQKDRRIARENYLTSLKFPAEKKAEAWYAYQKLSDEQKKKLADSELKKKPTAANAPTLQQHPISPKAALPAAVIAPSAPAPADGAGSNAEAGSPY, from the coding sequence ATGTCTATGAGAACTAGAACAGGTCAAGTTTGTGGCGCTGCCCTATTGGCATTTTTCTGCGCCGCCCAGGCGAGTCCAGCACTTGCGCAAGGTGCGCCTAGCGCTCCGCATGGAAAGGCTACGGCCATTCCTGAAAAGAAACCTGATGGTACTTGGGATGGTTTAAAGCCAGCACAACAGAAAATTCTTGCGCCGCTAGAAAGCGACTGGGATTACATGTTGCCCGATAGTCGCAAAAAATGGATTCAGGTTGCCAACATTTATCCCAAGATGAGCGCACAAGATCAAGAGCGACTTCAGTCTCGTATGACAAGCTGGTCCAATCTTTCGCAGAAGGATCGTCGCATTGCCCGCGAAAACTACCTCACCAGCCTAAAATTCCCTGCAGAGAAAAAAGCGGAGGCATGGTATGCCTACCAAAAGCTGAGTGATGAGCAAAAGAAGAAATTGGCTGACTCTGAACTAAAGAAGAAGCCTACTGCCGCTAATGCCCCAACACTTCAGCAACATCCTATTTCACCTAAGGCTGCTCTCCCCGCCGCCGTCATTGCTCCGAGCGCACCTGCGCCAGCAGATGGTGCCGGTTCTAATGCAGAAGCCGGCTCCCCTTATTAA